A window of the Vibrio pomeroyi genome harbors these coding sequences:
- the pepA gene encoding leucyl aminopeptidase — protein MEFSVKSGSPEKQRSACIVVGVFEPRRLSPVAEQLDKISDGYISSLLRRGDLEGKPGQMLLLHQVPGVLSERVLLVGCGKERELGERQYKEIIQKTISTLNETGSMEAVCFLTELHVKGRDTYWKVRQAVEATKDGLYTFDQFKSNKPETRRPLRKLVFNVPTRRELSLGEKAISHGLAIASGVKASKDLGNMPPNIANPAYLASQARRLADDFETVTTKIIGEEEMEKLGMTSYLAVGRGSKNESMMSIMEYKGAPDSDAKPIVLVGKGLTFDSGGISLKPGEGMDEMKYDMCGAASVFGTMKALAKLNLPINVVGILAGCENMPGSNAYRPGDILTTMSGQTVEVLNTDAEGRLVLCDALTYVERFEPDCVVDVATLTGACVIALGHHISGVLSNHNPLSHELVNASEQASDRAWRLPMADEYHEQLNSPFADMANIGGRPGGTITAGCFLSKFTKKYHWAHLDIAGTAWKSGAAKGSTGRPVSMLVQFLLNRSGHETEEQSSK, from the coding sequence ATGGAGTTCAGTGTAAAAAGTGGCAGCCCAGAGAAACAGCGCAGCGCATGTATCGTTGTCGGTGTATTCGAACCGCGCCGCCTTTCTCCAGTAGCCGAGCAATTAGATAAGATTAGCGATGGCTACATTAGTTCACTGCTTCGTCGCGGTGATCTAGAGGGTAAACCTGGCCAGATGCTACTACTGCATCAAGTACCTGGTGTACTTTCAGAACGTGTTCTACTAGTAGGCTGTGGTAAAGAACGTGAGCTAGGCGAGCGTCAATACAAAGAAATTATTCAAAAAACCATCAGCACACTAAACGAAACAGGTTCTATGGAAGCAGTATGTTTCCTTACAGAACTTCACGTTAAAGGCCGTGACACTTACTGGAAAGTTCGCCAAGCAGTAGAAGCGACTAAAGATGGTCTTTACACATTTGACCAATTCAAGAGCAACAAACCAGAGACTCGTCGCCCACTACGTAAATTGGTATTCAACGTACCAACACGTCGCGAGCTAAGCCTTGGTGAAAAAGCGATCTCTCATGGTCTTGCTATTGCTTCTGGTGTTAAAGCGTCTAAAGATCTTGGCAACATGCCACCAAACATTGCTAACCCAGCATACCTTGCCTCTCAAGCTCGTCGCCTAGCTGACGACTTCGAAACCGTAACGACTAAGATCATCGGTGAAGAAGAGATGGAAAAACTGGGCATGACTTCTTACCTAGCGGTAGGTCGTGGCTCTAAGAACGAATCTATGATGTCTATCATGGAGTACAAAGGCGCACCTGATTCAGATGCAAAACCGATTGTACTTGTTGGTAAAGGCCTTACGTTCGATTCAGGCGGTATCTCACTTAAGCCTGGTGAAGGCATGGATGAGATGAAGTACGATATGTGTGGTGCGGCGTCTGTATTCGGTACAATGAAAGCATTGGCGAAACTTAACTTGCCAATCAACGTTGTCGGTATTCTAGCGGGTTGTGAAAACATGCCTGGTAGCAATGCTTACCGCCCAGGTGACATCCTAACGACGATGTCAGGCCAAACCGTTGAAGTTTTAAACACTGATGCTGAAGGTCGCTTGGTTCTTTGTGATGCGCTAACTTACGTTGAGCGTTTCGAACCAGATTGCGTAGTTGACGTCGCAACGCTAACAGGCGCGTGTGTTATTGCTCTAGGTCACCACATCAGTGGCGTTCTATCAAACCACAACCCACTGTCTCACGAACTTGTAAATGCTTCAGAGCAAGCAAGTGACCGTGCATGGCGTCTACCAATGGCAGACGAGTACCACGAGCAGCTAAACAGCCCATTCGCAGATATGGCGAACATCGGCGGCCGCCCTGGCGGTACTATCACAGCTGGTTGCTTCCTGTCTAAGTTCACTAAGAAGTACCACTGGGCTCACCTAGATATCGCAGGTACAGCTTGGAAATCTGGTGCAGCGAAAGGCTCGACAGGTCGTCCTGTCTCAATGCTAGTCCAATTCTTATTGAACCGCAGCGGCCATGAGACTGAAGAGCAATCTTCAAAATAA
- the lptF gene encoding LPS export ABC transporter permease LptF codes for MIIVRYLIRETIKSQFAIFFVLFLVFLSQKFISVLADASDGDIPASLILSIVGLNMPAMGLLMLPLSIYIGILLTFGRLYAESEIVVMNATGIGNKFLIQSALYLALITASVAAFNSFWLSPWSQDKVEQMYEEVAAENSVDLLPKGKFEGTPDGSSVVFIDDIEGNKLENVFVAQMRPRDSVLPSVMFSKSGDVKELSDGRQVIVMYDGTRHEGVPTRLDYMVTHFEEYEGLIGQREVEKKGRDWEAISTLELIGNPNNSAKAELQWRISLVLCIPLLTMLVVPLSAVNPRQGRFAKIGPAILIYLTYFLAISATKSSIEEGSIPAVIGMWPINALLLFVAIGANFMDSVPVRRLKEKFKNKRLA; via the coding sequence GTGATTATTGTTAGATATTTGATCCGCGAGACAATCAAGAGCCAATTTGCGATCTTTTTTGTTCTCTTTCTCGTGTTTCTCAGCCAAAAATTCATCAGTGTTTTAGCGGACGCCTCTGATGGTGATATCCCTGCGAGTCTCATATTGTCTATTGTTGGTCTAAATATGCCAGCAATGGGCTTGTTGATGCTGCCACTCAGTATCTATATTGGTATTTTGCTCACTTTTGGCCGCCTTTACGCTGAAAGTGAAATTGTAGTGATGAACGCTACGGGTATCGGTAATAAATTCCTGATCCAATCTGCGCTTTACTTAGCTTTGATTACAGCATCGGTTGCAGCCTTTAACTCATTTTGGTTATCTCCTTGGTCGCAAGACAAAGTTGAGCAAATGTATGAAGAAGTCGCTGCAGAGAACAGTGTTGATTTGCTACCTAAGGGTAAGTTTGAAGGCACGCCAGATGGCTCATCTGTGGTATTCATCGATGATATCGAAGGTAATAAGCTAGAAAATGTGTTCGTTGCTCAAATGCGTCCACGTGATTCTGTACTTCCGAGCGTGATGTTCTCTAAGTCAGGGGATGTGAAAGAGCTAAGTGATGGTCGTCAAGTTATTGTGATGTACGATGGCACGCGTCATGAGGGTGTGCCTACACGCCTTGATTATATGGTGACGCACTTTGAAGAGTACGAAGGCCTGATTGGTCAGCGTGAAGTGGAGAAAAAAGGTCGAGATTGGGAAGCGATTTCAACTCTTGAACTGATTGGTAATCCAAACAATAGTGCGAAAGCGGAATTACAGTGGCGTATTTCATTGGTACTTTGTATTCCATTGTTGACCATGCTTGTTGTGCCACTATCTGCGGTAAACCCAAGACAGGGGCGTTTTGCAAAGATTGGCCCGGCGATTCTCATTTACCTGACTTACTTCTTGGCAATCAGTGCGACTAAATCTTCTATTGAAGAGGGCAGTATCCCGGCGGTAATCGGCATGTGGCCAATCAATGCGTTATTGTTATTTGTCGCGATTGGTGCAAACTTTATGGATAGCGTGCCAGTAAGGCGTTTGAAAGAAAAATTCAAGAATAAGAGGTTGGCTTAA
- a CDS encoding DNA polymerase III subunit chi: MQTATFYIVSSDSPQASEEGFAHYVLFLAQHFAKQGAKLYLNCNDKEHAERIAEIFWQVEPSEFIAHNLVGEGPKYSTNIEIGYQGVKHNWNRQLVINLADNHTTFANAFAQVIDFVPCEEKAKQLARERYKIYRQAGYQLQTIEIQHP; the protein is encoded by the coding sequence ATGCAGACAGCTACGTTTTACATAGTGTCATCAGATAGCCCGCAAGCCAGTGAAGAAGGTTTTGCTCACTATGTGCTGTTTCTTGCTCAGCATTTTGCGAAACAAGGCGCTAAACTTTACCTCAACTGTAATGACAAAGAACATGCCGAGCGTATCGCAGAGATTTTCTGGCAAGTTGAACCCAGTGAATTTATTGCGCACAACTTAGTTGGCGAAGGTCCGAAATATTCAACCAACATTGAAATTGGCTACCAAGGTGTAAAACACAATTGGAATCGTCAGCTGGTAATTAATCTGGCCGATAATCATACAACCTTTGCGAACGCCTTTGCTCAGGTGATAGACTTCGTTCCTTGCGAAGAAAAAGCTAAGCAACTCGCTCGAGAAAGGTATAAAATTTACCGTCAGGCTGGATATCAGCTACAAACTATCGAGATTCAACATCCATAG
- a CDS encoding valine--tRNA ligase encodes MEKTYNPTSIEQALYQTWEEKGYFKPHGDTSKEAYSIMIPPPNVTGSLHMGHAFQDTIMDTLIRAQRMKGKNTLWQVGTDHAGIATQMVVERKIAAEEGKTKHDYGREAFIDKIWEWKGESGGTITQQLRRLGASVDWDRERFTMDDGLSAATQEVFVRLYEEDLIYRGKRLVNWDPKLHTAISDLEVENKDKKGFMWHFRYPLANGVKTADGKDYIVVATTRPETMLGDTGVAVNPEDPRYKDLIGKEILLPVVNRLIPIVGDEHADMEKGTGCVKITPAHDFNDYEVGKRNNLPMINILTFNADIRDAAEVFTTNGEESDVYSTDIPAKYQGMERFAARKAIVAEFEELGLLEEIKDHDLTVPYGDRGGVVIEPMLTDQWYVRTAPLAEPAVKAVEDGQIQFVPKQYENMYFAWMRDVQDWCISRQLWWGHRIPAWYDNDGKVYVGRTEEEVREKNNLAPVVVLKQDDDVLDTWFSSALWTFGTQGWPEDTEALKTFHPSEVLVSGFDIIFFWVARMIMMTMHFVKDEDGKAQVPFKTVYMTGLIRDENGDKMSKSKGNVLDPIDMIDGIGLEELVEKRCGNMMQPKLAAKIEKATRKTFENGIEPYGTDALRFTLAAMASTGRDINWDMKRLEGYRNFCNKLWNASRYVLMNTEEHDCGMSLSVEDRANMEFSLADKWIESQFEVAAKEFNAHLDNYRLDMAANTLYEFIWNQFCDWYLELTKPVLWKGTEAQQQATRYTLITVLEKTLRLAHPVLPYITESIWQSVKPLVDGVEGETIMTQALPQFNEDNFNAEIVEDIEWVKTFITAIRNLRAEYDIAPSQGLEVMIKVADEKDAARIEANKIVLNSLAKLDDIKVLADGEETPACATKLVGKSELMIPMAGLIDKDAELARLDKEVAKTHGEIKRIEGKLGNEGFVAKAPEAVIAKEREKLEGYQETLVKLEEQKATIAAL; translated from the coding sequence ATGGAAAAGACATACAACCCAACATCAATCGAACAAGCTCTGTATCAGACTTGGGAAGAGAAAGGCTACTTTAAGCCACACGGTGACACATCAAAAGAAGCTTACAGCATCATGATCCCGCCACCGAACGTCACTGGCAGCCTGCATATGGGTCACGCGTTCCAAGATACGATCATGGATACGCTTATCCGTGCTCAACGTATGAAAGGCAAAAACACGCTTTGGCAAGTGGGTACTGACCACGCTGGTATCGCAACTCAAATGGTTGTTGAGCGTAAGATTGCTGCTGAAGAAGGCAAAACAAAACACGACTACGGCCGTGAAGCTTTCATCGACAAGATCTGGGAATGGAAAGGTGAATCAGGTGGCACGATCACTCAACAACTTCGTCGTCTTGGTGCATCTGTAGACTGGGATCGCGAGCGATTCACTATGGATGACGGCCTATCGGCTGCGACTCAAGAAGTGTTTGTTCGTCTATACGAAGAAGACCTAATCTACCGTGGTAAGCGTCTAGTAAACTGGGATCCTAAACTGCACACTGCGATTTCTGATCTTGAAGTTGAAAACAAAGACAAAAAAGGTTTCATGTGGCACTTCCGCTACCCGCTAGCGAACGGTGTTAAAACGGCGGATGGCAAAGACTACATTGTTGTTGCTACTACTCGTCCAGAAACCATGCTTGGTGATACTGGCGTAGCGGTAAACCCAGAAGATCCACGTTACAAAGATCTTATCGGTAAAGAAATCCTACTTCCTGTAGTAAACCGTCTTATCCCTATCGTAGGTGATGAGCACGCAGACATGGAAAAAGGTACTGGTTGTGTGAAGATCACACCAGCTCACGACTTTAACGATTACGAAGTGGGTAAGCGCAACAACCTACCAATGATCAACATCCTAACGTTCAACGCTGATATCCGTGATGCTGCTGAAGTATTCACAACTAACGGCGAAGAAAGCGATGTTTACTCAACAGACATCCCTGCTAAATACCAAGGCATGGAGCGCTTTGCTGCTCGTAAAGCTATTGTTGCTGAATTCGAAGAACTTGGTCTTCTTGAAGAGATCAAAGATCACGACCTAACCGTACCTTACGGCGACCGTGGTGGTGTAGTTATCGAACCAATGCTGACTGACCAATGGTACGTGCGCACAGCACCTCTTGCTGAGCCTGCAGTTAAAGCCGTTGAAGATGGTCAAATCCAGTTCGTACCTAAGCAGTACGAAAACATGTACTTCGCGTGGATGCGTGACGTGCAAGACTGGTGTATCTCTCGTCAACTTTGGTGGGGCCACCGTATCCCAGCATGGTACGACAACGATGGTAAAGTATACGTAGGTCGCACTGAAGAAGAAGTTCGTGAAAAGAACAACCTAGCGCCTGTTGTTGTACTTAAGCAAGACGACGACGTACTAGACACTTGGTTCTCTTCTGCACTTTGGACATTCGGCACGCAAGGCTGGCCTGAAGATACTGAAGCGCTGAAAACATTCCACCCATCTGAAGTACTAGTATCTGGTTTTGATATTATCTTCTTCTGGGTTGCTCGTATGATCATGATGACCATGCACTTCGTGAAAGACGAAGATGGCAAGGCTCAAGTACCTTTCAAAACGGTTTACATGACAGGTCTTATCCGTGATGAAAACGGCGACAAGATGTCTAAATCGAAGGGGAACGTACTTGACCCAATCGACATGATTGACGGCATCGGCCTTGAAGAGCTAGTAGAGAAGCGTTGTGGCAACATGATGCAACCTAAACTGGCTGCTAAGATCGAAAAAGCAACACGTAAAACTTTCGAAAACGGTATCGAACCATACGGTACTGACGCACTGCGTTTCACTCTTGCTGCTATGGCTTCAACGGGCCGTGACATCAACTGGGACATGAAGCGTCTTGAAGGTTACCGTAACTTCTGTAACAAGCTATGGAACGCAAGCCGTTACGTACTGATGAATACAGAAGAGCACGATTGTGGCATGTCACTGTCTGTTGAAGACCGTGCAAACATGGAATTCTCTCTAGCAGATAAGTGGATTGAATCTCAGTTTGAAGTTGCAGCGAAAGAGTTTAACGCTCACCTAGACAACTACCGTCTAGACATGGCAGCAAACACGCTTTACGAATTCATCTGGAACCAATTCTGTGACTGGTACCTAGAGCTAACTAAACCTGTTCTTTGGAAAGGTACTGAAGCTCAGCAACAAGCGACTCGTTACACGCTTATCACGGTTCTAGAGAAGACTCTGCGTCTTGCTCACCCTGTTCTTCCTTACATCACTGAATCTATCTGGCAAAGCGTTAAGCCGCTAGTAGACGGCGTTGAAGGCGAGACAATCATGACTCAAGCGCTTCCTCAGTTTAACGAAGATAACTTCAATGCTGAGATCGTTGAAGACATCGAGTGGGTTAAGACTTTCATCACAGCTATCCGTAACCTACGTGCGGAATACGACATTGCACCAAGCCAAGGCTTAGAAGTAATGATCAAAGTCGCTGATGAGAAAGACGCTGCTCGTATCGAAGCGAACAAGATCGTTCTAAACTCTCTAGCTAAACTAGACGACATTAAAGTCCTAGCAGACGGTGAAGAGACTCCGGCTTGTGCAACTAAACTGGTTGGCAAATCTGAGTTGATGATCCCAATGGCGGGTCTTATCGACAAAGATGCTGAGCTTGCTCGTCTAGATAAAGAAGTAGCGAAGACTCACGGTGAGATTAAGCGTATCGAAGGTAAGCTAGGTAACGAAGGTTTTGTTGCTAAAGCACCAGAAGCCGTTATCGCGAAAGAGCGTGAGAAGCTTGAAGGCTACCAAGAGACTCTTGTTAAGCTTGAAGAGCAAAAAGCGACTATCGCTGCACTGTAA